A window of Ignavibacterium sp. contains these coding sequences:
- a CDS encoding zf-TFIIB domain-containing protein: MNCPVCKEPMIILELNKVEIDFCPNCSGIWLDEGELELLYSIDKPDNELQKLFQQTTSSKEKSYKCPICRKRMIKTQFSNTDLILDRCPQNHGIWFDKGELEKVLTIKSNSSSEKILALLKDMFSYNKSQEAE, encoded by the coding sequence ATGAATTGTCCTGTTTGTAAAGAGCCAATGATTATTCTTGAATTGAATAAAGTCGAGATTGACTTTTGTCCAAATTGTTCAGGGATATGGCTTGATGAAGGTGAACTTGAATTGCTTTATTCAATTGATAAACCGGATAATGAATTACAAAAACTTTTTCAGCAAACAACTTCTTCAAAAGAAAAATCTTACAAGTGCCCGATTTGCAGAAAGCGAATGATCAAAACACAATTTAGTAATACTGATTTGATTTTGGACAGATGTCCTCAAAATCATGGTATTTGGTTCGACAAGGGAGAACTTGAAAAAGTATTAACAATAAAATCTAATTCTTCATCTGAAAAAATTCTTGCTTTATTAAAAGACATGTTTTCATACAACAAAAGCCAGGAGGCAGAATGA
- a CDS encoding methylmalonyl-CoA mutase family protein: MSAEIKLEEKINLKKDFPVPSFDEWKKQVESDLKGESFEKKLVTKTYEGIDLQPIYTSNDIKDIPFLNNYPSFENFVRGTKASGYHSSAWEIAQEYSYALPEELNEALKHDLQRGLESININLDLPTQLGIDADQSKPGEVGKGGLSISGIRKMQVLFDNIDLTKHPIHINAGFSALPFTLLYAAFTRELRLSLMNLKGSITSDPYDFLLKHGFLPYSFKQIFDEIKFSTQLMIRSNSPIRTIGVSGLNYNNAGANAVQELAFVFATAVEYLEEMLNRGLAIEEVVKRFKFTFGISSFYFMEIAKLRAARILWNNILKQYNVSEDNRKIYIHGKTSQYNQTIIDPYVNMLRTTTEAFSAVVGGVDALTTSPFDEVFDIPDNFSRRIARNTQIILKEESHLDQVIDPAAGSFFVESLTAQLAESAWKLFQQIDESGGMFKAIETGFIQDEVNKVAEARKKDFAKRKSVLVGTNMYANPKEELNEPKSPDYELIYKKRVEYIQKYRISGDDQKHKNILDKLQIIADTKSYDLVEAAIEAYIDGAAIGEVASSIRSTGKEEIKVNALEIHRASEIFEELRFASENFRKKYGHKPKVFLAVMGTLKQYKARADFSRGFFEVCGFEIIYPSQGFKTTDEAVDAAINSSAEIITICSTDETYPELVPLLARKIKEKSPESILVLAGYPKDQIEQHKQSGIDEFIYLGADVQKVLSTLLNKTLKLN; the protein is encoded by the coding sequence ATGAGTGCTGAAATTAAACTCGAAGAAAAGATTAATCTTAAAAAAGATTTCCCCGTTCCTTCTTTTGATGAATGGAAAAAACAAGTTGAATCAGACCTTAAAGGCGAATCCTTTGAGAAAAAATTAGTTACGAAAACTTACGAGGGAATTGACCTTCAACCAATTTACACTTCAAATGATATTAAAGACATTCCTTTTCTGAATAATTATCCAAGTTTCGAAAATTTTGTGCGTGGAACTAAAGCTTCAGGTTATCATTCTTCCGCGTGGGAAATTGCTCAGGAATACTCTTATGCATTGCCCGAAGAATTGAATGAAGCTCTAAAGCACGATTTACAGCGAGGTCTTGAAAGCATAAATATTAATCTTGATTTACCAACTCAACTTGGTATTGATGCAGACCAATCCAAACCCGGCGAAGTTGGTAAAGGTGGGCTTTCGATTTCCGGAATAAGAAAAATGCAGGTACTGTTTGATAACATCGATTTGACAAAACATCCCATTCATATTAATGCGGGCTTCTCTGCGTTACCTTTTACATTGTTGTATGCTGCATTCACAAGAGAGCTTCGCTTAAGTCTGATGAATCTAAAAGGATCAATCACATCAGACCCGTACGATTTTCTTTTAAAGCACGGATTTCTTCCTTATTCATTCAAACAAATTTTTGATGAAATAAAATTTTCAACTCAACTGATGATTCGTTCCAATTCTCCGATAAGAACAATTGGAGTAAGCGGATTGAATTACAACAATGCCGGGGCTAATGCGGTTCAGGAGCTTGCATTTGTGTTTGCAACTGCTGTTGAGTATCTGGAAGAAATGCTTAACAGAGGTCTGGCGATTGAGGAAGTTGTAAAGAGGTTTAAATTTACATTCGGAATCAGTTCGTTCTACTTTATGGAAATTGCTAAGCTAAGGGCAGCAAGAATTTTGTGGAATAACATTCTTAAACAATACAATGTTTCTGAAGATAACCGAAAAATTTATATACACGGTAAAACATCCCAATATAATCAGACTATAATTGATCCTTATGTAAATATGCTTCGAACAACTACAGAAGCATTCTCTGCTGTTGTTGGTGGAGTTGATGCACTGACTACAAGTCCTTTTGATGAAGTGTTTGACATTCCCGATAATTTTTCAAGACGAATTGCCCGTAATACACAGATAATTCTTAAAGAGGAATCTCATCTTGATCAGGTAATCGATCCTGCAGCCGGATCATTTTTCGTCGAAAGTCTCACTGCACAACTCGCAGAATCAGCATGGAAACTTTTTCAGCAAATAGACGAATCGGGTGGAATGTTTAAAGCAATTGAAACAGGATTTATTCAGGATGAAGTTAATAAAGTTGCAGAAGCAAGAAAGAAAGATTTTGCGAAAAGAAAATCCGTTTTAGTTGGAACAAATATGTATGCTAATCCAAAAGAAGAATTGAATGAACCAAAATCTCCAGACTACGAACTAATTTACAAAAAGCGTGTTGAGTATATTCAGAAATACAGAATTAGTGGTGATGATCAGAAGCATAAAAACATTTTAGATAAACTTCAGATAATTGCTGACACTAAATCCTATGATTTGGTAGAAGCAGCCATTGAAGCTTACATTGACGGTGCTGCAATTGGTGAAGTTGCAAGCTCTATTCGATCAACTGGTAAAGAAGAAATTAAAGTTAATGCATTGGAAATTCACCGTGCTTCAGAAATTTTTGAAGAACTTAGATTTGCTTCGGAAAATTTCAGAAAAAAATATGGTCATAAACCAAAAGTATTTTTAGCGGTTATGGGAACATTGAAACAATATAAAGCACGTGCAGATTTTTCAAGAGGATTTTTTGAAGTTTGTGGATTTGAAATTATTTATCCCTCGCAAGGATTTAAAACAACTGATGAAGCTGTTGATGCTGCTATAAATTCAAGTGCTGAGATAATTACAATATGTTCAACTGATGAAACATATCCCGAACTTGTTCCACTACTCGCAAGAAAAATAAAAGAAAAATCACCCGAATCGATTTTAGTTCTTGCTGGATATCCTAAAGATCAGATCGAGCAACATAAGCAATCAGGAATTGATGAGTTCATTTATCTCGGAGCAGATGTGCAAAAAGTCCTTTCAACTTTATTAAATAAAACTTTAAAATTGAATTAA
- a CDS encoding Dam family site-specific DNA-(adenine-N6)-methyltransferase has protein sequence MIKQNKYINEKKDSGEVKDLFYEYNIGAKPFLKWAGGKSQLLDKFKELYPFELKVGVIKNYYEPFLGSGAVFFHIVQNFRIENAYLYDINDELIITYKVIQQDINKLLDYLYDYQKVYSRLNKKEKHEFYYEQRTNYNLQRFNINYKYYSENWIPRAAQLIFLNRTCYNGLYRVNSKGEFNSPAGDYDNPKICDEDNLLLVNKVLQLATIKAGDFREVQNDLSDHSFIYFDPPYRPLSTTSNFNSYSHHTFSDLEQKELAKLFKFLHKNGHKLMLSNSDPKNVNPNDNYFDKLYSGFNIHRIPAKRMINSIGTKRGAINELVITNYSNYLWEKDKKATLQVIS, from the coding sequence ATGATTAAACAAAACAAGTATATAAACGAAAAGAAAGATTCAGGGGAGGTTAAAGATCTATTCTATGAATATAATATAGGTGCTAAACCCTTTTTAAAGTGGGCTGGTGGAAAAAGTCAATTATTAGATAAGTTTAAGGAATTGTATCCGTTTGAACTCAAAGTTGGTGTTATCAAAAATTATTATGAACCATTTTTGGGTAGTGGAGCCGTATTTTTTCATATTGTTCAAAATTTTAGAATTGAAAATGCTTATTTATATGATATTAATGATGAGTTGATAATTACTTATAAAGTAATTCAACAGGATATAAATAAACTGCTAGATTATCTTTATGATTATCAGAAAGTATATTCTAGACTGAATAAAAAGGAGAAGCATGAATTTTATTACGAACAAAGAACTAACTATAATTTGCAACGATTTAACATTAATTACAAATATTACTCTGAAAATTGGATACCAAGAGCAGCACAATTAATATTTTTGAACAGGACTTGTTATAATGGACTTTATCGTGTTAACTCTAAAGGGGAATTTAATTCACCAGCTGGGGATTATGATAATCCCAAAATTTGTGATGAGGATAATTTACTATTAGTTAACAAGGTCCTTCAACTTGCCACAATTAAAGCCGGTGATTTCAGAGAAGTTCAAAATGATCTTTCAGATCATTCCTTTATCTACTTTGATCCGCCTTACAGACCCTTAAGCACAACCTCAAATTTTAATTCATATAGTCATCATACTTTTTCTGACTTAGAACAAAAAGAATTAGCCAAATTATTCAAATTCTTACACAAAAATGGTCACAAATTGATGCTCAGCAATTCTGATCCTAAGAATGTAAACCCAAATGATAACTATTTTGACAAGCTTTATTCTGGTTTTAACATTCATAGAATTCCTGCAAAAAGAATGATCAACTCTATTGGGACTAAAAGAGGCGCTATTAATGAGCTAGTTATCACAAACTATTCTAATTACTTATGGGAAAAGGACAAAAAGGCAACATTACAGGTAATCAGCTAG
- a CDS encoding PD-(D/E)XK nuclease superfamily protein encodes MGKGQKGNITGNQLEAAVKTVLSGKGFKIVKYRDWIKTPHKFGDELLLTNVPYTTIYKHKGNTEFLLISKKYNCTIRIECKWQQTSGSVDEKLPYLYLNVIEAMPEDKILILIDGRGWKEGAIKWLKESVEKKRYTNQNSEQKDILVFNLTDFFTWANKTFI; translated from the coding sequence ATGGGAAAAGGACAAAAAGGCAACATTACAGGTAATCAGCTAGAAGCCGCTGTTAAAACAGTTCTTTCTGGTAAAGGATTTAAAATTGTAAAGTATCGAGATTGGATTAAAACACCTCATAAATTTGGGGATGAATTATTGCTTACCAATGTCCCCTATACAACAATATATAAGCACAAAGGTAACACTGAATTTCTTTTAATTTCTAAAAAATATAACTGTACAATCAGAATTGAGTGCAAGTGGCAACAAACTAGTGGTTCTGTAGATGAAAAACTCCCTTACTTGTACTTAAATGTAATTGAAGCGATGCCCGAAGATAAAATTCTAATTTTAATCGATGGTAGAGGTTGGAAAGAAGGAGCAATAAAATGGCTTAAAGAATCTGTCGAGAAAAAAAGATATACCAATCAAAATAGTGAGCAAAAAGATATTCTTGTATTTAATCTTACAGATTTTTTTACTTGGGCTAATAAAACTTTTATATAA
- a CDS encoding LemA family protein: protein MIYFIIFIVLIVLIILFFVSIYNALIRLRNQVKNAWAQIDVQLKRRHDLIPNLIETVKGYMTHERQIMENITKYRSQAMNAQTVGEKAQAESLLSGALGQLRVQVENYPDLKANQNFLALQEELTATENKISFARQNYNDQVLMYNNKIQMFPSNIVAGMFNFKEEEFFELKDQAEKEVPKVSFN, encoded by the coding sequence ATGATTTACTTCATCATTTTTATAGTGTTAATTGTTCTCATTATTCTTTTCTTCGTATCAATTTATAATGCACTTATTCGTTTGAGAAATCAGGTTAAAAATGCGTGGGCACAAATTGATGTTCAGCTTAAAAGACGACACGACCTTATTCCAAACCTTATAGAAACAGTAAAAGGATATATGACACACGAGCGTCAGATAATGGAAAACATTACAAAGTATAGAAGTCAGGCGATGAATGCACAAACAGTTGGTGAGAAGGCACAGGCAGAATCATTACTGAGTGGTGCTCTTGGTCAGCTTCGTGTTCAGGTTGAAAATTATCCTGACTTAAAAGCTAATCAGAATTTCCTTGCATTACAGGAAGAACTGACTGCAACGGAAAATAAAATTTCATTTGCACGACAGAATTACAACGATCAGGTTTTAATGTACAATAACAAGATTCAAATGTTCCCATCGAATATTGTTGCAGGAATGTTCAACTTCAAAGAAGAAGAATTTTTCGAACTTAAAGATCAGGCGGAAAAAGAAGTTCCTAAAGTCAGCTTCAATTAA
- a CDS encoding PepSY domain-containing protein, which translates to MLRIIFSVVLISSVFLFSACKDDSSTAPNLSSGDQTSVLQKTSNMTKSNGQVSVVSTTQINNGAHWEVKVDMPGDGGIVKFEYFVSNNQLKEIKGLTPSFNYEVEPENGLINYSAAKQIALSSVNGNIIEWKLEFDLSDNMWQYRFRISSGKEWEVRINATNGNVVRIKS; encoded by the coding sequence ATGTTACGAATAATTTTTTCGGTAGTATTAATCAGCAGCGTTTTTCTTTTCTCTGCTTGTAAAGATGATTCATCAACTGCTCCAAATCTCAGCAGTGGTGATCAGACATCTGTTTTACAAAAGACTTCAAATATGACAAAATCAAACGGACAGGTTTCGGTTGTTTCAACAACACAAATAAACAATGGAGCTCATTGGGAAGTAAAGGTTGATATGCCCGGTGATGGTGGGATTGTAAAGTTTGAGTACTTTGTAAGCAACAATCAGTTGAAGGAAATTAAAGGATTAACACCATCATTTAATTATGAAGTTGAACCTGAAAATGGATTAATCAACTATTCGGCAGCAAAGCAGATTGCATTGAGTTCAGTAAACGGAAATATAATTGAGTGGAAACTTGAATTTGATTTAAGCGATAATATGTGGCAATACAGATTCAGAATTTCTTCAGGTAAAGAATGGGAAGTAAGAATTAATGCAACTAATGGAAATGTAGTAAGAATAAAAAGCTAA